The Coffea eugenioides isolate CCC68of chromosome 8, Ceug_1.0, whole genome shotgun sequence genome has a segment encoding these proteins:
- the LOC113780461 gene encoding histone-lysine N-methyltransferase SUVR4-like yields MEEKLVKSYRITQPGFSMMNLMKDICEGFLEVGTNTIHDDTVSCADAHSNPVAPKEWETHDVLNRNVKRQLTNSERSKNNLALADLKSSTSRSTVIVQKQHFPHDILSSTYYIDDITRREEDLEISLINDLNNGQHPMFKYIPRNITYHRAHAKVAFSSISDDNCCSNCFGDCLSSEIRCACADNTGGKFAYLPGGIVKEEFLEDFILMNCSPHQKNLCYCEECPLERSKDSSLSGTCNGHLVRKFIKECWYKCGCAQGCGNRIVLRGVHRLQVFMTLEGKGWGLRTLEDLPKGAFVCEYVGEILTHMELSERNSLNTGKKNTYSVLVDAGWSTKRVLKDEETLCLDATFYGNVARFINHSCDNANLVGIPVEVKTPGHHYYHNLLIILNLPLAFFTSRKVDALEELTRDYGIDFSDHTHLVKAFRCCCGSQFCRDKKA; encoded by the exons ATGGAGGAAAAGCTTGTTAAATCATACAGAATCACCCAACCTGGTTTCTCTATGATGAATCTGATGAAAGATATATGTGAGGGCTTCTTAGAAGTGGGGACCAATACCATTCATGATGACACAGTAAGTTGTGCTGATGCACATTCCAATCCTGTTGCACCTAAAGAATGGGAAACTCATGATGTTTTAAATAGGAATGTCAAACGTCAA TTAACCAATAGTGAAAGGAGTAAAAACAACCTCGCACTTGCTGATCTAAAATCTTCAACTTCAAGGAGTACGGTAATAGTTCAGAAGCAACATTTTCCTCATGACATACTGAGTTCCACTTATTATATTGATGACATTACAAGACGGGAGGAGGATCTGGAGATTTCCTTGATAAATGACCTTAACAATGGGCAGCACCCCATGTTTAAGTATATCCCCAGGAACATAACATATCATAGAGCACATGCGAAAGTTGCTTTTTCTAGTATATCAGATGACAACTGTTGTTCCAATTGCTTCGGAGATTGTTTGTCTTCAGAAATACGTTGTGCTTGTGCTGATAATACTGGTGGTAAATTTGCTTACCTGCCAGGGGGTATTGTTAAAGAAGAGTTTCTTGAAGACTTTATTTTGATGAATTGCAGTCCCCACCAGAAAAATCTTTGCTACTGCGAAGAGTGTCCACTAGAGAGGTCCAAGGATAGTAGCTTGTCTGGCACATGCAATGGCCATCTGGTCAGGAAGTTTATAAAAGAGTGCTGGTACAAATGTGGTTGTGCCCAGGGTTGTGGGAATCGTATTGTGCTGCGGGGCGTGCACAGATTGCAG GTTTTTATGACACTTGAAGGAAAGGGATGGGGCCTTAGAACCCTTGAAGACCTGCCTAAAGGTGCCTTTGTCTGCGAGTACGTGGGAGAAATATTGACCCACATGGAACTATCTGAAAGAAATTCGCTGAACACTGGAAAGAAAAATACATACTCTGTGCTAGTAGATGCGGGCTGGTCTACTAAGCGTGTCCTCAAGGATGAGGAAACTCTTTGTTTGGATGCAACCTTTTATGGAAATGTTGCTAGATTTATCAATCACAG tTGTGACAATGCCAACTTGGTTGGGATTCCAGTTGAAGTGAAGACTCCAGGTCATCATTATTACCAT AATTTACTTATTATCCTAAATCTGCCGCTTGCTTTTTTCACATCAAGGAAAGTTGATGCTTTAGAGGAGTTGACTCGG GACTATGGCATTGACTTCAGTGATCATACTCACCTGGTGAAGGCTTTCAGATGTTGCTGTGGTAGTCAATTTTGCCGAGACAAGAAAGCTTAA
- the LOC113779701 gene encoding uncharacterized protein LOC113779701, with amino-acid sequence MAATIFEIAHQEQQLTDSLQDLSIHDQSEMMEEEKMKGNGTYAAGEMTSVGCESSSGVADSHFDNNSPHHDGVCAICLNHIILQETALVKGCEHAYCVNCILHWASYKKEPTCPQCKQPFESLNIHRSLDGSIHDYMFEESVCLLLRATWYKPLIVEERDEVEDDMGYFYSYAYEDEEEEEMDEIYFGGSSSIRIGNRRWGDNGYVRAGRQEARPIPRPNTQESGAGPSRQPRKKETAAARESPAVGRRAKRALKREAADKAAAAKHQQHLARLGRK; translated from the exons ATGGCTGCTACAATTTTCGAAATCGCCCATCAAGAGCAACAACTCACCGACTCTCTTCAAGATCTATCCATCCACGACCAG AGTGAGATGATGGAGGAAGAGAAAATGAAGGGTAACGGTACTTATGCAGCAGGGGAGATGACTTCAGTGGGATGTGAGAGTAGCAGTGGTGTTGCTGACAGTCATTTTGATAACAATAGTCCCCATCATGATGGAGTTTGTGcaatttgtttgaatcatatTATTCTTCAGGAAACTGCACTTGTAAAAGGTTGCGAGCATGCCTACTG CGTGAACTGCATACTGCATTGGGCATCTTACAAGAAGGAACCTACATGTCCCCAGTGCAAACAACCATTTGAGTCTCTCAATATTCATCGGTCCCTTGATGGAAG CATTCATGATTATATGTTCGAGGAGAGTGTGTGTCTCCTCCTAAGAGCCACATGGTACAAGCCCTTGATTGTGGAGGAAAGGGATGAGGTGGAAGATGACATGGGATATTTCTATTCCTATGCCTacgaagatgaagaagaagaagagatggATGAGATTTACTTTGGTGGTTCATCGAGTATACGGATTGGTAACAGAAGATGGGGGGACAATGGTTATGTTCGAGCAGGAAGGCAGGAAGCTAGGCCAATTCCTCGCCCCAATACCCAAGAATCTGGGGCAGGACCATCTCGCCAGcctagaaagaaagaaactgcAGCTGCAAGAGAATCGCCAGCAGTGGGCCGAAGGGCTAAAAGGGCTCTGAAGCGTGAAGCTGCCGATAAAGCAGCTGCTGCAAAGCATCAGCAGCATTTGGCAAGGTTGGGTCGCAAGTGA